The DNA region GAGAACGGTCTGCGCCGAAACAGGATACCCTGGCATCCCGAACACCGGTTTCCCGTCGAGATCCGCGAGCAGCACCGGTTTTCCTGGCCTCATGGCGATGCCGTGGAAGAGTATCTCACCGAGTTCGGCGACGGCTTCACGGGAGAAGTCGCGACTGCCCGTCGAAGTCCCTGCTGAGAGGAGGACGAGATCGTTCTCGGCGACCGCTTCAGCCACCGCCTCCCGGATCCGGTGCGGCTCGTCCGGCACAACCCCGTAGCGGCGGCAGGTGGCACCCATACCGCTGAGATAGGCATCTGCCATCAGGCTGTTTGTCTCGACCGTCTGCCCCGGACGTGGCAGCGTGCCGGGCGGAACAAGGTCGCTCCCCGTCGGGATGATACCGACCCTGACCGCCCGCACCATAACACTGTTTATACCGTAGGTCGCGACTGCACCTATGTCGAAAGGCCGGATCTGGTGGCCCTTCGGGAGTACGAGTTCGCCCGCCCGGATATCCTCACCCGCCCGACGGATGTTCTGTCCCCTGGCGGCAGATTTCCGGATCCATACCCGGCCGTTTTCTTCCCAGGTATCCTCGACCATGATCACGGCGTCAAACGCCGGGGGGAGCACCTCGCCGGTGTTTATACGGGAATAATTGGTAAGTGTCAGGGGCCGCTGGTCCTGCGCTCCGAGCGTCTCGCCACTCCTCACCGCGTAGCCATCAAACTTCGCGATGTCGACCATTGGGACGGAATAGACGGCGTAGATCGGTTCGGCGGTCACCCTTCCTACGGCGAGTTGCAGCGGCACGCTCTCCGCGCCCCCGGGCGGTGGGAACTTCTGCCGCATGACCGCAAGCGCCCTGGAAAGCGGTGTAAGGTTCAGGTACCTGTGGGTCATCTCTGGACACCGTTGGTTACTGGTTATTTCGGTTGCGGCCGGTTGTGAACCGCGCACTCAAAGAGCGACGTTTCCCCGGCTGCAAATATATCATCGACACTCTGAGGAGCGGCCAGGAGACGGAAGACAACCTCCTTTTCGGAAGAGGAAACAGCGTAACGTCTACCTTCCGAGCACCTCAGCCGCTGGTTTCCCGGCGTCGCGCCGGTGATACCGATGAGCGCGTCGAGGATGCAGGGGTCGGCTCCTGGCGCGACGACGACACCGGGGTGTCGCAGGTCGCAGTCAAGTATGCGCGTCGCCGCTTCTGTGATCCGCACCCCGATAGCCACACCACGGCAGACATCTCCGTGGTAGTTCACGGCCTCACGGATGAGGCTGGAGCGATAGTCGCGTGGTTCCATCCTCCGGATCTTTTCCGTTCGGTCATGCCCGGCTGCGGAAAAGACACAGTCCCACCCCGGCTGGTAAGGTTTGATATCGATAACAGGTGTCCCATCGATAAGGTCGAGGTGTTCAAGCAGAAGGTATCGGCCTTCGCGCACACCGAACAGTCGCACCACGGAGATCGAGAGGGGGTTTGGCCGTGCCGGCGAACGGAGAGAGAAAACGCCCTTCTCCGGTAAGTCGTCTGAGATCTTCCGTGCGACCGCCTTCAGGACGCTCCTGTCCGCCCGGTGCAGCCAGCAGATCAGTATCAGGTGCGAGTTATCCTCGATACCCTCGAGCCCGGCTACGTACCCTGGAAAGATCTCAACCTCCGCACTGACGCCCTGGAGGGGCATATCGCTCCTGGATCGGATGCTTGAATGCACGAGCCCTATAGGTGAGAGTTCCATCTGATGCCTTCTGTGCCGACGGGATTCAGGTCTTCCATCGTTTGGGATGCCAAATCTCAGCAGGTGACCTTCTCATAGTAGGATTGTGACCGGCAGTCGCTGCAGACACCGTTGACAAGCATGTTGTCGGGAACTATCTCGCCGCAGATGGAGCAGACCGCAGATTTCCATGGCAATTTCTGGGGAACCTTCACGCGCACCTGCTCATGTGAAAGGAGATCCCGCCCCGCATCGATGATCTCGTCTATCAGCGCGGTACCCCGTGTTCTGGGGTCAAAGAGCGGGTCCTTCGTGTACCAGAGAGCAAACGTAGGATACCGCTGTATCTTATCGCCGTCGACGAAGACCCGGACACCGTTCACGTAGGGGGCGTCGGCCGGGCCGTTTAAGGTTATAGCAAATTTCCCGATAGGGATCACGCGGAGGCGATGGTTGCCGGTCGTGCAGTGAGCCATCACCTGCAGAGCGTCAGGCAGGCACTTTGTAGTCTCGCAGACGGCGTAGATCTTCCTACCCTCAGGCGGCTTCAGGAGTTCCAGGGCGTAGTCCACCATGTAGACACCGACCAGGAGACCCGGAGCAGGGTATGTGTGAAACTCTATGCATCGCCTGAAGTTTTCAATCAACTCCGGAGATGTACCCTTCTCCCTGAGACGCGCCTCGATGTCTTCCCATGTATGATTCAGTCTCGGTTGCACGTAGAGTGTTTGATCACCACTAGTTGTAAACATTTTGTATGAGTAAACTGGATTAAGTATATCCTCTCAGAAATGTTATCATATCGTACCAGTCAGATGTTATTTTGTAGCGCAATCCGGTGGTTCCTGCTGTGAATGTCAGATATAGTGAGTGGATTCAGACCGCATAGGATTAACTATACAACATAAATAAACGGGTATGTTAAAATAATATGTTTAAACTTATATACTATCGAGTCGAGTAAACCTATTGTGAGCATGTCTGGCATGCTTGGTAACCCACGTTGAATGCAACAACCGGGAGAATGTGAATGACTGATACCAGTGAAAAATTGCGCTACGTTCACACAACCTGCCCCTACTGTGGTGTTGGGTGCGGGCTGAACCTTGTGGTGAGCGATGGCAAGCTTGTTGGGGTCGAACCCTACAAGAGAACCCCCATCAACGAGGGGAAACTATGTCCCAAGGGAATGACCTGCTGGGAGTTCGTCCAGAGCCCTGATAGGCTGACAAAGCCGCTCATCAAGAAGAATGGTGAATTTGTCGAAGCGACCTGGGATGAGGCGCTCGACCTCGTGGCCTCGAAGTTCAAGGAGACCTACGAGAACTACGGGCCGAAATCCCTCGGTTTCCAGGTCTCGTGCCGCACACCAAACGAGGAATGCTACATCATGCAGAAACTCGCCAGGGTGGCCTTCAAGACGAACAACATTGACAACTGCGCGCGCATCTGCCACGGGCCGTCCGTTGCCGGACTTTCCCTCTCGTTTGGCTCCGGTGCCGCGACAAACCCCTTCGAAGACATCCTGAACGCCGATGTCATCTTCATGATCGGGTCGAACCCCATTGAAGCACACCCGCTGGTCGGGCGCCGGATTGTTCAGGCCAAGAAGGCAGGGAAGACCATCATCGTCTGCGACCCGCGCTACACCCCAACAGCGCGTCTGGCCGACCATTACGTACGCTATAACCCCTCGACAAACATTGCCCTGATCAACTCGATCATGTACTGGATCATCCAGCAGAACCTCCATGACAAGGAGTTCATCGAGAAGAGGACGACTGGATTTGAGGAACTTAAAAAGACCGTCGAGAACTACGCGGATGTCGAGTCGATCACCGGTGTTCCCACCGAGAGGATCAAGGAGATCGCACAGATCTATGGCAGCGCAAATAACGCCGTGATCATCTATTGCCTCGGCATCACGGAACTTACAACCGGGACTGACAACGTCAGGTCGCTCGGGAACCTCGCTATGCTCACCGGCAACGTCGGCAGGCCTGGAACCGGTGTCAACCCGCTCCGTGGTCAGAACA from Methanoculleus receptaculi includes:
- the tsaA gene encoding tRNA (N6-threonylcarbamoyladenosine(37)-N6)-methyltransferase TrmO — its product is MELSPIGLVHSSIRSRSDMPLQGVSAEVEIFPGYVAGLEGIEDNSHLILICWLHRADRSVLKAVARKISDDLPEKGVFSLRSPARPNPLSISVVRLFGVREGRYLLLEHLDLIDGTPVIDIKPYQPGWDCVFSAAGHDRTEKIRRMEPRDYRSSLIREAVNYHGDVCRGVAIGVRITEAATRILDCDLRHPGVVVAPGADPCILDALIGITGATPGNQRLRCSEGRRYAVSSSEKEVVFRLLAAPQSVDDIFAAGETSLFECAVHNRPQPK
- a CDS encoding FmdE family protein — protein: MQPRLNHTWEDIEARLREKGTSPELIENFRRCIEFHTYPAPGLLVGVYMVDYALELLKPPEGRKIYAVCETTKCLPDALQVMAHCTTGNHRLRVIPIGKFAITLNGPADAPYVNGVRVFVDGDKIQRYPTFALWYTKDPLFDPRTRGTALIDEIIDAGRDLLSHEQVRVKVPQKLPWKSAVCSICGEIVPDNMLVNGVCSDCRSQSYYEKVTC